In Crinalium epipsammum PCC 9333, the genomic window CCATTATTTCCTCCAATCACGCTGTATTTCATTAGCCACACGGCGATAGTCTGCTTCAGCTTCTTTAGCATTTTTGCCGCGCCATTGAGTAATAGGTACGCCATCAAGGGCTGCTCGTTCGTGAGCTTTGTAAGCACGTACAAAAGCATTGCAAGCTTGGATACCTAAATCCATGAGGGTATTTTGCGCCTCCAATGCTTCCCCCAAACTGCGGGAATCTACCTTGGTTAAAAGCACTCGATGAGCAATTCCTGTAGGCGTTACTGCTTGCTGTACTGTCTCAATAAGTGCAGCTAGATCCATTGGTGCTGGAGGTGTGGGCAAAATTAGATAATCTGCGATCGCAATCACTGCTGCTAAAGTTTCAGAGCCTAGCGCCGGAGGCGTATCTATTACTACTAAATCGTACCCTTCAATCGTTCGTAAACCACCTAAAAGTTTTGGATCTGTTTCTTTGGCTAGATCAAAGCTCAGTCCTTGATCGCTACGTTCAAACCACCAAGAACAACTACCTTGAGGATCTGCATCTACA contains:
- a CDS encoding ParA family protein; protein product: MSAPPKIIVVANGKGGVGKTTSVMALSGIYAEKYKVLTVDADPQGSCSWWFERSDQGLSFDLAKETDPKLLGGLRTIEGYDLVVIDTPPALGSETLAAVIAIADYLILPTPPAPMDLAALIETVQQAVTPTGIAHRVLLTKVDSRSLGEALEAQNTLMDLGIQACNAFVRAYKAHERAALDGVPITQWRGKNAKEAEADYRRVANEIQRDWRK